TCCTGTGCGAGAAGAGGGGCAGGAGCCCCCTTCCGCCGTGAATGAGGCTGTCAAGCACCCTGACGCTGTGCCCTTTTTCAAGGAGCAGCGGAATCAGCGCGCACCCTACATACCCAGCACCGCCCGTAACAAGTATCTTCATGAAATGTCTCCTTTCTTCAGCAGCTTCTCAGGTTTTGTCCCCAGCACCTCAAGGGCAAGCTTCACATAGCGGAAGTTCCTTGTGAAGTTGTTGGTCGAGGACCCGGCACCCCGCTTTTTCCACACTGTAGGGACCTCTTCGACGCGGAATCCCGCACGAAGGGGCTTCACTGTTGTCTCTTCACCGATGTCCTGGAATGGCGCCTCCCAGATTATCCCCTTGGCCACTTCTTTTTTCATAAGCTTGAAGCCAAGGGTGAGGTCATGAATCTTTGTCCTGAAGAGCACTCCGAATATCACCTGGAAGCCCCGGTTCAGGAAATACTTGAGCGGGTCGTATCCCTCGGCGCCTCCCCCGGGGGCCCAGCGGCTGGCCACTACCATGTCTGCCCCGGTCTCTTCAATTTTTCTGACAAGCTCCGGCACAGTATGGGGATCCATCTCGCCGTCGCCGTCCATCATGAGGATATAATCACCTTCCGCCATGCTGAACCCTTCGCGGAAGGCGAGGCCGTTTCCCGGGTACTCTCTCTGAACATGCACCTTCAGGAAGGGATACTCGTTCTCAAGCCTGCTGCAGATGTCTTTGGTCTTCTGCGGCGACTTTGGGGAAATCAATATGATTATCTCGAATATCTCCTCTCCGAGGAGATCTGCAAGCTGTTTCACCAGCTCGGCAACGACCTCTTCTTCAGCGAAAACGGCCAGTAAGATCGATAGTTTCATAGTTTCTGCGGCACCAGATATTCTTATAGTAATAATTTGATTATAGATTCTTTTTTCCTACCTGGAAAAAGGCAAGAGCTGAAATGGACAGGCAAGGGGCATTCCAGGGTTTTCCGGTTTTCAAGGGCAGTTGATCAAGGCCCCTGTTCCTGTTATACTCAAAAGTATACCAGGCGACAGAAAGACAGGCACCTGATGATCATACACTCGAGAATGTTCCTGAAAGGCTCCGCGCTCCTGGAAAAGACCGGAGAGGCCGATATTGTCGTGGGCATCATGTCCCGCAATGACAGCGGCACTGTCCGCCATGTGGCGGAGCAGGCGGCTTCAGGCCTGAGAATGTACCTCCGGGACCTGAAGGCTGTCATGGTGAACATGGACTGCGGCTCCACAGACGGCACCCCTGAGGAATTCCAGCGCGCCGACATCCACCGGGCCGTCACTTTCCTCACTCTCGACCATGGAAAGGATCACCTCCCGCCTGCCCATCTGCTCTTCAAGTGCGCTGAAGTTCTCAATGCCTCCCTTGTCATTGTGCTGAGCGGCGCTTCCCCTTCAATAACTCCTCTCTGGCCGCTGAGGCTTGCCTCGCCTCTCCTGGAAGGAGGCTGCCAGTACGTGAGTCCCCTCTACTATGAGAATCCCTGCCACCATGCCATGAGGGATTTTCTTGTCTTTCCCCTTTTCTCTTCCCTTTACGGTGTCAGGGTGAGGAACCCTTTTCCCGGTGACTATGCCGTCAACGGGAAAAGCCTTCCAGAGCTTCTCAACCCCGAATGTGAAGAGCTTCATATCACAGCAGGAGCAGCTTTTCCCCTCATGAGGGCTCTCCAGATGAAATGGGATATCGGCGAAAGCCTGCTGGGAACAAGGAAGGGCCGCCAGGAATTTTTCCCGGCCCTGGAAAGGCAGGCAGAGCACTTCACGGGGACTTTCGCTGTATTGCTGGACCGCACGGAGAAGCTCTTTTCGGAGCGGGGAGCTCCAGAGGCGCCCCGCCAGTTCGGTGAGGCCCGGTCGGAATATCTTCCCTTTGAAGGCGTGACGGCAGAATCCCTCTGGGAGCATTTCACGAAGGGCCTCAGGAACCTTGAGCACATGGCCTGCGAGGTCTTCTCCCGGCCCTCAATGAGAGCCATTGGAGAGCTTGCCGCCCTGCCCCTGAGGCTTGGGGCATTTCCCGGGAAGCTCTGGGCAAAGGTGGCTTCTGAGCTTATCCTTGCCATGATGGAGAGACGTGACGGGAAGGGGCCTGAAAGCGAGAAGTTTCAGGCAGGGGCAGCTTCGCTTCTGACAGCACTCCTCTGTGCCAGGCTCATGCCGGCGGTGAGGGATTCCACATGCCACTCTGTCGAGGCGATGGAGGAGATAGTTGCCGGCGGGGCCGGTGAGTTCCTGGAAGAAAGGCAGCCTTTCCTGGAGCGACTGAAAAGCTGCTATTTCCCCGGCTGAGGCGTCTGCTGCGGCGCCTGGGCCCCCGGCATATACTTCCCCAGCTGCTCTTCCAGGAGCTTTTTCAGGAGATCGCCTGTCTTGCCTGCTTCCTTGCTGCCCTCCTCCTTGGGAACGTGCTGAAGCACTTCCATGTAGGCCTTCACGAGGTCGTCGGCACTCTTGATCTCCCGGGCTTTCCCTTCTTTCGAGGGCTGGAAGTAGAACTTCCCGCCCTTTGAGAGCATGTCGTAAGCGCCGAGGGGAGAGAGGGGCGTCTTCGCGCCGTCCTGGCCCGCCGTGTACATGCTGCCGCCATATCTGGTGTTGAGGTCTGCAAGGTGGATCAGGAGATCCTTCGTGGCCTGGCTGTCCTTCAGGGCATCCTTGGCCCATTGGACGCTTTCCTGCATGCCTGATTTGGCAATTTCACCGGTAATTTCCTTATAGATGGTGCCGAGCTGCTGGAGATTCCTGATCTCGACCGGCTTTGCGTTCTTGCTCCCTTTCAGATAGATCCCTTCGCCTTTGCTGAGGCTCTGGTATGCCTCCATAGGGCTGAGGGGCTTCTCCGAGGGGCCCTTATCAGTTTTGCCGTAGATGTTCCCGCCGAATTTTCCCGTTATCTCCTGGAGGTGCGACAGGACCTGCTGGCCCTGGGTGCTGTTCTGGAGGGCATCCTGGACCCAGGCCATCCCCTGGTCCTTCACGGCTTCAATGGCGCTCTCCTTGATGACCTGCTGGTAGACGGTCCCCAGGCCCTGAAGGTTCTTGATCTCCAGGGGCTCTGCATCCTTCCCCCCCTTGAAATAGACTGTTTTCCCCATCAGGACGTCCTTGTAAGCGTCAAGAGGGGTGAGGGGCGTGAGGGAATCTCCGCTTTTCCGGTAGATGTCGCCGCCATGGGATTTGGCAAGCTCCCCGAGGTGGGCCATTACCTTCTGGCCGTATTCGCTGCTTTTCAGGGACTCGGTCATGGAGTCCAGGACGCCTGTGGCCTCCTGCTTTGCAGCCTCTGCGATTACTTCCTTGTAAAGGGTGCCGAACTCCTTGACGTTTTTCACCTCGATATAATCAGTGGCCGATGACCCCCTGAAGTAGAAGCTCTGTCCCTTGAGAAGGATGTTATAGGCATCCTTGGCGCTGAGGGGCTCCGTGGAGGGGCCCTTGTCGGTCTTGGCGTAGATATTCCCTCCGTAGCGCTGCGCAACCTCGGAGAGCCGCACAAGCGATGACTCGCCGATGCGCTGGAAGTCCTCCATCGAGGAGATGCCCTGGGATTCCTGGGAGATGACCTTCTCCTGGGGCGGCTTGTCCTGCAAGGGCGGTTCCGCCGTCCTCGTGCCGCATCCTGCCGTGCCAAGGAGTGTGAGGCCGATGAAGAGCCCCACCATCGAGTTTTTGAGCCACTTCCCCAGCACTCCCCCGAAGGGGCTCACTTTTTCTCCCGCGGCGGCGCCTGTTCCGGGAGGTATTTCCCTGCTCTCTGCCGGCATCCCTTTCCAGGTGAGGCCCTTTTCCAGGGACCTGTCCTGCTGCAGGGTTACCGTGTCGCCCTGCAGGGCATTTTCCGTGCTGCCTGGCGCGCCCTGCCCCGGCGGCAGCTGCAGCTCCCGGGGAAACCATGGTAATGCATCATTTTTCCTTATATCCATAGGCATACAGGGGAAGCAGCTTCCCCTCCTCCTCTCAGAAGACGTACAGAGAAATAGAAGGCCTCTGAAATGATTATAGGGGAAGGGAAAGGTTCCGTCAATTACCATTTCGTTAATAAATCGAGACTTCTGCCTTCTCGCTTCACCACCGTCAATTCCACGGAGAGCGAGCTTATTCATTCAGTACCTCCCTGCAGCAGATAATCCCCCGCAATGCAATCCGATATCCCGGATCTGCCCGAGAAGGTATTTCCCTGCCCTCCGCCTAAATCTCCCAGGTGCGGCATTAAGGTCCGGCCGCTTGAGAAGTAAGGAAAACCGTCTCCACTGGGGGAAATATCAATGATCATTCCTTCAATAGACCTCATGCAAGGCGAAGCGGTGCAGTTCGTGGGGGGAGAAGAGTCGCCTGACATGGTGCGCCTCGGCGATCCCCTGCAGCTTCTCAAAAAATTCAGCATTGCCGGAGAAGTGACCCTCGTGGACCTGGACGCGGCCCTCGAGAAAGGCTCGAACGAGGAGCTCATCCTGAAAATGCTCGCCTTGGCGCCCTGCAGAGTGGGAGGCGGGATAAGGACCACGAGAAAAGCAAGGGCTTACCTTGACGGCGGGGCCGCGAAAGTCATCATAGGCACCAAGGCTGAGCCAGCATTCCTCAAGGAGCTGCCCCCTGAGAGGGTCATCGCCGCCATTGACTGCGCCAACGGCCGTGTGGTAATAAACGGCTGGCGCGAGAAAACTCTCTATTCCCTGAAGGAGAGGATGGAGATCATCAGGGACTACGTGAGCGGCTTTCTGGTAACCTG
This is a stretch of genomic DNA from Candidatus Eremiobacterota bacterium. It encodes these proteins:
- a CDS encoding glycosyltransferase, translating into MKLSILLAVFAEEEVVAELVKQLADLLGEEIFEIIILISPKSPQKTKDICSRLENEYPFLKVHVQREYPGNGLAFREGFSMAEGDYILMMDGDGEMDPHTVPELVRKIEETGADMVVASRWAPGGGAEGYDPLKYFLNRGFQVIFGVLFRTKIHDLTLGFKLMKKEVAKGIIWEAPFQDIGEETTVKPLRAGFRVEEVPTVWKKRGAGSSTNNFTRNFRYVKLALEVLGTKPEKLLKKGDIS